The stretch of DNA AAACCCCGGTATGAGTTGTGGCTCCGGCCCGCCGAAATGCCTTTCGAGACAATCCGGCTTTTCGTGTTTTTGCCGATGTGTACCATCTTCGTACCCGTATCGGCCTGTTGCATGTTGTTGGTAACGGCCACCGAATAAAACTCACCAATGGAGTTATCTCCCTTCAGAATCACAGATGGGTATTTCCAGGTAATAGCCGAGCCGGTTTCTACCTGCGTCCACGAAATTTTGGCGTTCTGACCGTCGCAGATGCCGCGTTTGGTTACGAAGTTATAGATACCGCCTTTCCCGTCTTTGTCGCCCGGATACCAGTTCTGAACAGTCGAGTATTTGATTTCGGCGTTGGCATGGGCTATCAGTTCGACCACAGCCGCGTGAAGCTGGTTCTCGTCGCGCATGGGGGCTGTGCAACCCTCCAGATAACTAACATACGAACCTTCGTCGGCTATAATCAGCGTCCGCTCAAACTGCCCTGTTCCGGCTGCGTTGATGCGGAAATAAGTCGACAGTTCCATTGGGCAGCGAACGCCTTTCGGAATATAGCAGAACGAGCCATCTGAGAATACAGCCGCATTCAGAGCCGCGAAATAGTTGTCTTTGGCAGGCACCACTGAGCCGAGATACTTCCTGACCAGTTCGGGATGCTCATGCACGGCTTCCGACATGGAACAGAAGATAATGCCGCGTTCGGCGAGGTCTTTCTTAAACGTCGTGGCTACTGATACCGAGTCCATTACGGCGTCTACAGCCACTCTTGGCCGGTCGCCTTCGGGCAAGTCGAGGCCGGGTACGTCAACAACGCCTGCCAGCCGTTTCTGTTCGCTCAGCGAAATACCCAGTTTGTTGAACGTGTCGAGCAGTTCGGGATCGATTTCATCTAAGCTACCAACGGTTTTCTTCTGCTTCGGGGCTGAATAATACTTGATGGCCTGATAATCGATCTTGGGATACTTGACATTGGGCCAATGGGGTTCGGTCATTTCCTGCCACAGCCGGAATGCCCGCAAGCGATCCTCCAAAAGCCAGTCAGGTTCGTTTTTCTTGGCAGATATGAAGCGAATGGTACTTTCGTCAAGGCCAACAGGGGCTTCATCGGCCTCGATCAGCGTCTCGAATCCATACTTATATTCCGAGGTAGTGATGCTTTCTAAAATTTCAGCGTCCTTGCTCATGGTCGGTTAATGCGCCTGGTTAGTAGTGCCACACGCTCTGTTTTTAACAATCTGCCGGGTGGGTACGTTCCGGTTTGAGTTGACAAATATCGGAATCTTTATGTTAATTCGGGGCATCGCTCCTACGAACAGGTGTGATATGTAACCACGACCAATGATAAGACTTGGTTATCAATTCTCCGAGCGTCTAAATGCCCGCACTTATCTTGCTTTGTTGGTCATGAGCTGGCTGGCAACGATCTGCGTTGAGTTTGTGCCGTTTCTTCAGACGTTCGACTACGACGCGGTGCGGATGATTGAGAAAATGGCAAAACACCCCTTCGCCTGGATCAGATGGGGGCAGTTGGGGGTGCTTACCGGAGCCGCAATATCGACGTGGCGACGGGATTTCGATGATGATTTGGCAAACACACCCAAACTATGGCTGGTTATTCCTGTAGTCGCTATCAGTAATTTTGTAAATGGCATGCTGCTGTATCTGTACTTAACCGAACGCTGGAAAGAGCAAAGCAACGACGAACAATCCCGCTAAAATCGTTGGCGGTCGGTATCGCTCAGCCCGCGCAGTGCCAGATAAAACGCGATGACGTAAATCATTTGTGAACCAGCCGTATCCCAGTCTTCTTTGAGCGTTGTACCGAACAGCAACGCGCCAATAATCAGACCACCCAGCACGTAGCCCCACCTACTGAGCCGACCGCCCAGCAGAATGAGCAAACCACTGGTCAGTTCAGCAAACGGCAGCATGTACAGAAACGCGTTGGTCAAGACGGGCGGTAGGATGGTATTAGCGAAGCCGGCCCCCATTTTCTCGACAAATCCGCTAAGTTTGGGTAACCTCACCAGCCCGTGCATAAGCATGTTGATGCCCAGACCAAGGCGCATGATGATCTGGGCCAGTTGCTTGTTTGTCAGGTTCATATCAGTTGTCGCCTTCTTCGTATTCGACATTCACGTTGCCTGCTTCAACGTCTTCTTCAGCCAGTAGGTCATCATTTACGCCATTGGCATCGGTGTCTGACGCATTGACTTCTTCCCTGATGGTTTCCGGGCCTTGCGCAGTTGGAATGGCAATACCGCCCGATTGTGAAAAGCCGCCGTTTGTAGCCTGCGCCAGTGGCTGTACCACGCCCTGATTGTCATCTTCTGCGGGATTGTAATCCTGATTATCGTTCGGGTTCATAACGTTGCTGTTTGTTTTGATTGATAAACGGTAAACCCGCCGAAGACCTGAAAGGTTAAAAGTGTCGGTTAGAAGGCTGATTATCAGAATTTTGTAAGGGGATTTTTAGATAATCTGCTTCATTGTCCACTTCCAACAGTATTTTACCGATGCTCGTAGTCAATCAGTAGCAAGCCGCTTATACCATTGGCAATCAGACCAACTAAAGGTGGCGTAATGAATAGAGTGAGACTGCCCGTTTCCAGAAAATGAGCAGACAGGTTGGCCATCGATACATAGAAACCAAGACAGACAGCACCGGAAATAAGCATACTACCCATCCACCGCAGTACCGCGTTTTGCAATTCGTCGGAGATCATCAGCAACAGGCATGTACTGCATAGCAACTGACCTGCATAATGTGCTGCGATACCATACTCGACACGTCCGTGAGGTTCAGAAAACAGTTGCTCGATGGGACCCCATCTGAACCAGATGTAACTGGTAATTGGTGCCGTGAGAAACCAAATCCAAGGCCGGATAACCACCGGATGCTTTTTGAGCGTATAATAGTACACGATAGTCAGTAATAGTGGAAACAGGAAAATGCTCAGAGGGCCAGCTACCCAACTCAGTATAAACGCCAGCGAAGGAAGCAGCATCCAGCGTTGGTAGAGCGGATGACGCAGAGCGAAATAGAGCAAGTTCATGAACGTATTTTTTATGGCAGCCCCGGAATGTTCAGCCACTGGTTCGGATTGGGGCAGATGCTTAGAAAACGGGCACGGTCGGCCACGGAGCAAACGCCGGGGAAGTCGCCGTGCAGGCCGAGCAGGTCGTTCATCACCTGAAAATGCAGGTGCGGGGGCCAGTCGCCGTTTTCGGGGTAAGGGCCAATTTCGGCAATTTTTTCGCCTGCCTTTACTGATTTTCCAACGAATAGACCATCGAGAGACGTGCGCGTCAGGTGGCCGTAGAGCGAGTAACGCGGCTGAAAAGCTGCATTTTTCATCTCTGCCAGCGGCTTTCCAGCCGCGTTACTGTGTTCCAGAATGATGGTTGGGCCATAGTCGCCGAAATTGTTATTATCCTGAAAGCTGTGTACCACCCCGTCGAAGGGCGCAAATACGGGTGTACCGGCTTCGGCCCAGAAGTCAATGCCGAGGTGAATTTCGCGGGGTTCAGGCTGCTCGTCGGTGCGGATTCTCTGAAAATGATTGCTACGGCGGTAAATGGT from Spirosoma montaniterrae encodes:
- a CDS encoding peptidoglycan DD-metalloendopeptidase family protein; amino-acid sequence: MLLPYDFYRERFLVLDFSATNPDLLSLDLTNTAAFNDYVFGKLRDAGAVIGVGGYNEHRTIYRRSNHFQRIRTDEQPEPREIHLGIDFWAEAGTPVFAPFDGVVHSFQDNNNFGDYGPTIILEHSNAAGKPLAEMKNAAFQPRYSLYGHLTRTSLDGLFVGKSVKAGEKIAEIGPYPENGDWPPHLHFQVMNDLLGLHGDFPGVCSVADRARFLSICPNPNQWLNIPGLP
- the sufB gene encoding Fe-S cluster assembly protein SufB yields the protein MSKDAEILESITTSEYKYGFETLIEADEAPVGLDESTIRFISAKKNEPDWLLEDRLRAFRLWQEMTEPHWPNVKYPKIDYQAIKYYSAPKQKKTVGSLDEIDPELLDTFNKLGISLSEQKRLAGVVDVPGLDLPEGDRPRVAVDAVMDSVSVATTFKKDLAERGIIFCSMSEAVHEHPELVRKYLGSVVPAKDNYFAALNAAVFSDGSFCYIPKGVRCPMELSTYFRINAAGTGQFERTLIIADEGSYVSYLEGCTAPMRDENQLHAAVVELIAHANAEIKYSTVQNWYPGDKDGKGGIYNFVTKRGICDGQNAKISWTQVETGSAITWKYPSVILKGDNSIGEFYSVAVTNNMQQADTGTKMVHIGKNTKSRIVSKGISAGRSHNSYRGLVQVLKRAENARNYSQCDSLLLGDKCGAHTFPYLEVNNPSATVEHEATTSKIGEDQLFYCNQRGIPTEQAVALIINGYAKEVLNQLPMEFAVEAQKLLAISLEGSVG
- a CDS encoding DoxX family membrane protein — encoded protein: MNLTNKQLAQIIMRLGLGINMLMHGLVRLPKLSGFVEKMGAGFANTILPPVLTNAFLYMLPFAELTSGLLILLGGRLSRWGYVLGGLIIGALLFGTTLKEDWDTAGSQMIYVIAFYLALRGLSDTDRQRF